The Candidatus Zixiibacteriota bacterium genome has a window encoding:
- a CDS encoding TetR/AcrR family transcriptional regulator, with translation MKPKIDRKSQILVFATEAFSRDGYDKVTVKQLADQCGITEPAIYRHFASKDAIYIGVLESLRDRLKYEELFKQLEQENDLESLLRSIARHIIAFYTENADIYRLLLYAALRGHDKAKRIFELIRGPYVRFLVEQLDRMHQQGLIVKKQSEITARCFVGMVFDCAMGNSLWKGLQGKSYDPETIVNNNVPIYVRGLKS, from the coding sequence ATGAAACCTAAAATCGACCGCAAGTCACAAATCCTGGTGTTCGCTACGGAGGCATTCAGCCGCGATGGTTACGACAAGGTAACCGTTAAGCAGCTGGCCGATCAATGCGGCATCACTGAACCGGCAATCTACCGGCATTTTGCCTCTAAAGACGCAATTTACATTGGCGTTCTCGAGTCCCTTCGCGACCGGCTCAAGTACGAGGAGCTGTTCAAACAACTGGAGCAGGAGAACGATCTCGAATCGCTGCTCAGATCGATAGCCCGTCACATTATCGCGTTCTATACGGAAAACGCCGATATTTATCGCCTGCTGCTGTACGCCGCGCTTCGCGGGCACGACAAGGCCAAGCGGATTTTCGAGCTGATTAGGGGACCGTATGTGAGGTTCCTGGTCGAGCAGCTCGACCGTATGCACCAGCAGGGGCTGATTGTCAAGAAGCAGAGCGAGATCACCGCGAGGTGTTTTGTCGGCATGGTGTTCGATTGCGCGATGGGCAACTCGCTCTGGAAGGGACTACAGGGCAAATCCTACGACCCGGAGACAATCGTCAACAACAACGTCCCGATCTACGTGCGGGGGTTGAAGTCCTGA